One Coriobacteriia bacterium genomic window, CTACGTCCTCGGGCCGCATCACGCGATCCGGCGTCAGTCGCTCGCACGAGCCCCCGCCGCACGCGAACAGCGCGGGGTAGACCTCGCCGCGCATCGCGTCGCCGACGACCCCGACGATGCACGAGCGATCGGCGAACCGCCACGCCACCGCATCCGGCGTCCCAGCGCCGAACAGCGCCGCTCCGAGGCCATGCGCGAGCCCCTTGGCGGTCGCCACCCCGATCCGCACTCCCGTGAAGGACCCTGGGCCGCGACCCACAGCGACGGTGCGGATGGAAGCCGCCTCCGTCCCCGTCTCGCTCAACACCTCCCCGATCGCCGGAAGGAGGCGCGACAGGGCTGCGCGAGGCGCGGGGAAGTCGTGCCGGCCGACGACCTCGAGCCGACCGCCGGCGAAGCGCCCCAACGCCAGCGCAATGTGCTCGGTGGCCGTGTCGAACGCCAGGACGAGGCTCACTCGTCCACCTCGCCGCCACCGCCCCGGCCGCCGGGACCGGGCTCGCATGCTGCGACCCACGCCTCGGCCAACACGTGCCCCCTGGGTCCGTGAGAGACCGCGGTGAGGACCCGGTCGTCGGGACCCGCCATCCGCATCTCGACGCTCAGATGCTCGGCGGGCAACGCCGCGGGGAACCTGTCGCCCCATTCCACGAACGACGCACCGCCGCTCTCCAGGACGCCCCAGAAGTCCACGTCCTCGAGCTGGCTCTCGTCCTCCAAGCGGTAGAGGTCGAAGTGGTACAGGTCCAACCGGCCGGGGTGGACCGCCAGCAGACCGAAGGTAGGGCTGGTGACGTGGTCCTTCACGCCCAGCCCCGCTGCCACGCCCTGGACCAGACGCGTCTTCCCCGCGCCGAGGTCCCCTGAGAGCGAGACGACGTCTCCCGGTTGCAGGAGCGGCGCCAGACATTCCCCGAGACGCGCCGTCTCCGCCTCGGAAGCGGAACGCAGTTCGAAGCGTGCCACCCGGCCTCCCCGGCTCAGAACAGCGTCGGCGCCTCGTATCCGCCCCCGCCGGCGTCCCCGCCGCCTGGACGCGCATCCGCCGTATCGGCCTCCTGCGCCTCCCCGTCTTCGACGCCGGCCGGTCCTTCCGGCCGGTCCAGCACCGTCCGCAGCCGGCGGAAGTCCTCGAGCAGCACGTCGCGCTTGTCCGGCG contains:
- the tsaE gene encoding tRNA (adenosine(37)-N6)-threonylcarbamoyltransferase complex ATPase subunit type 1 TsaE, with the protein product MARFELRSASEAETARLGECLAPLLQPGDVVSLSGDLGAGKTRLVQGVAAGLGVKDHVTSPTFGLLAVHPGRLDLYHFDLYRLEDESQLEDVDFWGVLESGGASFVEWGDRFPAALPAEHLSVEMRMAGPDDRVLTAVSHGPRGHVLAEAWVAACEPGPGGRGGGGEVDE
- the tsaB gene encoding tRNA (adenosine(37)-N6)-threonylcarbamoyltransferase complex dimerization subunit type 1 TsaB, with the protein product MSLVLAFDTATEHIALALGRFAGGRLEVVGRHDFPAPRAALSRLLPAIGEVLSETGTEAASIRTVAVGRGPGSFTGVRIGVATAKGLAHGLGAALFGAGTPDAVAWRFADRSCIVGVVGDAMRGEVYPALFACGGGSCERLTPDRVMRPEDVARAWRSLLDGQREASRRRLAEPPGALVLTGNGLAKHGHVFSEVLGRDAELAEEGMWAPTGEALLRAVRANPQGDGLAASLLPVYTRLSDAEEAERLLRGLPGGGPVPGTGVAGPEEG